A single Mangifera indica cultivar Alphonso chromosome 20, CATAS_Mindica_2.1, whole genome shotgun sequence DNA region contains:
- the LOC123204388 gene encoding vacuolar-sorting protein BRO1-like isoform X4 yields MITLLWHDAFKTKQRASQQNIHLEKATVLFNLGAVYSQIGLSFDHATMEGRREASRAFIVAAGAFPYLRDNASTKVSMGSSMMLYISLMCARMLERLMLAQAQGCVFENMIAKGSTPGVCTKISRQVEARGQLQST; encoded by the exons ATGATCACGCTTTTGTGGCACGATGCATTTAAGACCAAGCAAAGGGCCAGTCAGCAGAACATTCATCTGGAGAAGGCGACAGTGTTGTTTAATTTGGGGGCAGTGTACAGTCAGATTGGGTTGTCCTTTGATCACGCCACCATGGAGGGGCGGCGGGAGGCATCACGTGCATTCATTGTGGCAGCCGGAGCCTTTCCTTATTTGAGAGATAATGCGTCCACAAAGGTGAGTATGGGGAGCTCCATGATGCTGTATATCAGCCTCATGTGCGCCAGAATGTTGGAGAGATTGATGCTGGCCCAAGCTCAAGGGTGTGTGTTTGAGAATATGATTGCTAAAGGGAGTACGCCTGGTGTTTGCACTAAAATTTCTAGACAA GTGGAAGCCAGGGGTCAGTTGCAGAGCACTTAG
- the LOC123204388 gene encoding vacuolar-sorting protein BRO1-like isoform X2 gives MITLLWHDAFKTKQRASQQNIHLEKATVLFNLGAVYSQIGLSFDHATMEGRREASRAFIVAAGAFPYLRDNASTKVSMGSSMMLYISLMCARMLERLMLAQAQGCVFENMIAKGSTPGVCTKISRQSAVAWDMLKVYINFVDAQERRKYTYFENCLHQWKPGVSCRALRR, from the exons ATGATCACGCTTTTGTGGCACGATGCATTTAAGACCAAGCAAAGGGCCAGTCAGCAGAACATTCATCTGGAGAAGGCGACAGTGTTGTTTAATTTGGGGGCAGTGTACAGTCAGATTGGGTTGTCCTTTGATCACGCCACCATGGAGGGGCGGCGGGAGGCATCACGTGCATTCATTGTGGCAGCCGGAGCCTTTCCTTATTTGAGAGATAATGCGTCCACAAAGGTGAGTATGGGGAGCTCCATGATGCTGTATATCAGCCTCATGTGCGCCAGAATGTTGGAGAGATTGATGCTGGCCCAAGCTCAAGGGTGTGTGTTTGAGAATATGATTGCTAAAGGGAGTACGCCTGGTGTTTGCACTAAAATTTCTAGACAA AGTGCTGTTGCCTGGGACATGCTGAAAgtttatatcaattttgttGATGCTCAAGAGAGACGCAAGTATAcgtattttgaaaattgtttgCACCA GTGGAAGCCAGGGGTCAGTTGCAGAGCACTTAGGAGGTAG
- the LOC123204388 gene encoding vacuolar-sorting protein BRO1-like isoform X3, with amino-acid sequence MITLLWHDAFKTKQRASQQNIHLEKATVLFNLGAVYSQIGLSFDHATMEGRREASRAFIVAAGAFPYLRDNASTKVSMGSSMMLYISLMCARMLERLMLAQAQGCVFENMIAKGSTPGVCTKISRQILPDDAFGQQMIKFLYLFDADAL; translated from the exons ATGATCACGCTTTTGTGGCACGATGCATTTAAGACCAAGCAAAGGGCCAGTCAGCAGAACATTCATCTGGAGAAGGCGACAGTGTTGTTTAATTTGGGGGCAGTGTACAGTCAGATTGGGTTGTCCTTTGATCACGCCACCATGGAGGGGCGGCGGGAGGCATCACGTGCATTCATTGTGGCAGCCGGAGCCTTTCCTTATTTGAGAGATAATGCGTCCACAAAGGTGAGTATGGGGAGCTCCATGATGCTGTATATCAGCCTCATGTGCGCCAGAATGTTGGAGAGATTGATGCTGGCCCAAGCTCAAGGGTGTGTGTTTGAGAATATGATTGCTAAAGGGAGTACGCCTGGTGTTTGCACTAAAATTTCTAGACAA ATCCTCCCAGATGACGCTTTTGGGCagcaaatgatcaaatttttatatttgtttgatgcTGATGCTTtataa
- the LOC123204388 gene encoding vacuolar-sorting protein BRO1-like isoform X1: protein MITLLWHDAFKTKQRASQQNIHLEKATVLFNLGAVYSQIGLSFDHATMEGRREASRAFIVAAGAFPYLRDNASTKVSMGSSMMLYISLMCARMLERLMLAQAQGCVFENMIAKGSTPGVCTKISRQSAVAWDMLKVYINFVDAQERRKYTYFENCLHQYDSRGIDMENEL, encoded by the exons ATGATCACGCTTTTGTGGCACGATGCATTTAAGACCAAGCAAAGGGCCAGTCAGCAGAACATTCATCTGGAGAAGGCGACAGTGTTGTTTAATTTGGGGGCAGTGTACAGTCAGATTGGGTTGTCCTTTGATCACGCCACCATGGAGGGGCGGCGGGAGGCATCACGTGCATTCATTGTGGCAGCCGGAGCCTTTCCTTATTTGAGAGATAATGCGTCCACAAAGGTGAGTATGGGGAGCTCCATGATGCTGTATATCAGCCTCATGTGCGCCAGAATGTTGGAGAGATTGATGCTGGCCCAAGCTCAAGGGTGTGTGTTTGAGAATATGATTGCTAAAGGGAGTACGCCTGGTGTTTGCACTAAAATTTCTAGACAA AGTGCTGTTGCCTGGGACATGCTGAAAgtttatatcaattttgttGATGCTCAAGAGAGACGCAAGTATAcgtattttgaaaattgtttgCACCAGTATGATTCCAGAGGCATTGATATGGAAAATGAGCTTTAG